One segment of Paenibacillus rhizovicinus DNA contains the following:
- a CDS encoding ATP-binding protein — MVNTVLYKMLLPFMIVIISFSSIYLDRTDHAFIMVATGIVMFFAFNAKQSSHKSIYLQMAALLLFHWLSQLNWCLMIYVMLLIRQLIRSDNLIRAIISTFFIMILYSVIRFSYSPINDYAILVTFSDSASALIFVALIWKIKSNEQEKEKLEKKNNELLKKDVLTGLLNYHEFRKELIRMNARSEICFIILNCQDLRSVNFQHGYEQANMGLKEIARELDTRFSSSLVCRYGGSEFAIAMEIGNERTPEVRAIQAVDDIILHYPNLDLIYAYACSNGRAPSETIEDVENQLFMQKKEIWVNRDEHIFRADKLKVIGELAAGMAHEIRNPLTTIKGFLQLAYQNEYKDIVRYHPMIMDEITRVSELTSEFLQFSKPNLSQVKTEAIEACIARAVSIMGTEIERKGHELHVEYAGHSFSVNVERDKIVQVLVNLFKNSIDAMEDLGRIGVKVYGIDKLVYIEVSDTGTGMSDAAKDKIFEPFFTTKGHGTGLGLSISHKIIHDHGGRMEVVKTGPTGTVFSISLPIAPEPE, encoded by the coding sequence ATGGTGAACACGGTCCTGTATAAAATGCTGCTTCCCTTCATGATCGTAATTATTTCTTTTTCGTCTATCTATTTGGATCGGACGGACCACGCCTTCATAATGGTCGCGACGGGGATCGTGATGTTCTTCGCCTTTAACGCCAAGCAGAGCAGCCACAAGTCGATTTATTTGCAAATGGCCGCATTACTCCTATTTCATTGGCTAAGCCAGCTTAATTGGTGCTTAATGATCTATGTGATGCTGCTTATAAGACAACTCATACGCAGCGATAATTTAATACGTGCGATCATCAGCACGTTTTTTATTATGATCCTTTACAGTGTGATACGTTTCTCTTATTCCCCGATCAATGACTACGCCATTCTAGTTACGTTCTCCGACAGCGCCAGCGCGCTTATATTCGTCGCGCTGATCTGGAAAATAAAAAGCAATGAACAAGAGAAAGAGAAGCTGGAGAAAAAGAACAATGAGCTGTTGAAAAAAGACGTACTTACGGGACTGCTCAACTACCATGAATTTCGGAAAGAACTCATCCGAATGAATGCGCGCAGCGAGATTTGTTTCATCATCTTGAACTGCCAGGATTTGAGGTCTGTTAATTTTCAACATGGGTATGAGCAGGCGAACATGGGTCTGAAAGAGATCGCCAGAGAGCTGGATACCCGCTTCAGCTCTTCGTTGGTATGCCGTTACGGCGGGAGCGAATTCGCTATCGCGATGGAGATAGGCAATGAACGGACACCTGAAGTTCGCGCCATACAAGCGGTGGATGATATCATACTTCACTATCCCAATTTAGATCTTATTTATGCGTATGCCTGTTCGAACGGACGCGCGCCGAGCGAAACGATCGAGGATGTCGAAAATCAGCTTTTCATGCAAAAGAAAGAAATTTGGGTTAATCGCGATGAACATATCTTTCGTGCCGATAAACTAAAGGTTATCGGGGAGCTCGCGGCTGGCATGGCCCATGAGATCCGGAACCCGCTGACAACCATCAAAGGCTTCCTCCAATTGGCTTATCAGAACGAATATAAGGACATCGTTCGCTATCACCCCATGATCATGGATGAAATCACGCGGGTCAGCGAGCTCACCTCCGAGTTCTTGCAATTCTCCAAGCCGAATCTGTCGCAAGTGAAAACGGAAGCGATCGAAGCTTGCATCGCAAGGGCAGTCTCGATAATGGGGACGGAAATCGAGCGGAAAGGTCACGAGCTCCATGTCGAATATGCCGGACATTCTTTCTCCGTGAACGTCGAGAGAGACAAAATCGTACAAGTCCTCGTAAACTTATTCAAGAATTCAATCGATGCGATGGAGGATCTCGGGAGAATTGGCGTAAAGGTCTATGGTATCGATAAGCTCGTATACATAGAGGTATCCGACACGGGAACAGGGATGTCCGATGCGGCAAAAGATAAAATTTTCGAACCGTTCTTTACGACGAAGGGCCATGGCACGGGGCTTGGACTGTCCATATCGCATAAGATTATCCATGATCATGGCGGACGAATGGAAGTCGTGAAGACGGGTCCGACGGGAACCGTATTCTCCATCTCCCTTCCTATTGCTCCTGAGCCGGAATGA
- a CDS encoding copper amine oxidase N-terminal domain-containing protein, translating to MKTKKLILPLLALSLMTPALVNADALPNEPTAPTVIAADKPVVPMSLYTVKLKVNDPMLNNNGRMVKMDTKPMLWKGMVYVPLRALAEGVGAKVAWNAADGSTIVWAGTYKMKFWVGRNAMEINDAKISMGSKVMLNEDGRVMVPLRFVADQLGWQLDYSELDWSVTLTKLVSQS from the coding sequence TTGAAGACGAAAAAGTTGATCCTCCCCCTGCTCGCACTATCACTGATGACACCTGCCCTGGTAAACGCTGACGCCTTGCCGAACGAACCGACGGCGCCGACGGTTATCGCGGCGGACAAGCCGGTCGTTCCGATGAGTTTATACACGGTGAAGCTGAAGGTGAACGATCCCATGCTGAACAATAACGGCCGCATGGTCAAGATGGACACGAAGCCGATGCTCTGGAAGGGCATGGTATACGTGCCGCTGCGCGCGCTCGCAGAGGGTGTCGGCGCGAAGGTCGCGTGGAACGCAGCGGACGGATCGACGATCGTCTGGGCCGGGACGTACAAGATGAAATTCTGGGTCGGACGGAACGCGATGGAGATTAACGACGCGAAGATCTCCATGGGCTCGAAGGTCATGCTGAACGAGGACGGCCGCGTCATGGTGCCGCTGCGGTTCGTGGCGGATCAGCTCGGCTGGCAGCTCGATTACAGCGAGCTTGACTGGAGCGTAACGCTGACGAAATTGGTCAGCCAATCATAG
- a CDS encoding ATP-dependent DNA ligase: MLFSAWKPMIVSEGKEAFDDEDYLFEPKYDGWRMLIHKHNERIEAYTRYGALVTAKFPELKEAAAAIKADTAILDCEGICMRGGRPVFDDFAYRGRLSLASRIAQAARTHPATFVVFDLLYTDRAHLHEPLTQRKERLTDVVSDSPVLTKTMFVDGKGKALFAMTKEKGMEGIVAKRKDSAYRLNQTSPDWLKIKHFKTIDTIILGYRTEPFALVLGLHFRTVTNKPVGTVEKGITPEEKQTFLAIAQRLHTVEDQRTQWIEPRLCCRIEYQDRTDMHQLHGTNFLGFLPDRKPENCVWAYD; this comes from the coding sequence ATGCTCTTTTCTGCATGGAAGCCCATGATCGTGAGTGAGGGGAAGGAGGCCTTCGACGATGAAGACTACCTCTTCGAGCCCAAGTATGACGGCTGGCGCATGCTCATTCATAAGCATAACGAACGCATCGAAGCCTACACCCGCTACGGAGCGCTGGTTACAGCCAAGTTTCCCGAATTGAAGGAGGCGGCAGCCGCGATCAAGGCCGACACGGCTATTTTGGATTGCGAAGGGATCTGCATGCGCGGGGGACGGCCCGTGTTCGACGATTTTGCGTATCGCGGGAGGCTGAGCCTGGCTTCAAGAATCGCCCAAGCGGCCCGTACGCATCCGGCGACTTTCGTCGTGTTCGATCTTCTCTATACGGATCGCGCGCATTTACATGAACCATTAACGCAGCGAAAAGAACGTTTAACCGATGTCGTGAGCGATTCGCCCGTTCTCACGAAAACCATGTTTGTCGACGGGAAGGGCAAGGCGCTGTTCGCGATGACGAAGGAGAAAGGCATGGAAGGCATTGTCGCGAAACGAAAGGATTCTGCCTATCGCTTGAATCAGACATCGCCGGATTGGCTGAAAATCAAGCATTTCAAGACCATCGACACGATTATTTTGGGCTATCGGACAGAACCTTTCGCGCTGGTCTTGGGACTTCACTTCAGGACGGTGACGAACAAGCCGGTAGGAACCGTAGAAAAAGGCATCACGCCTGAAGAAAAACAAACTTTCCTGGCAATCGCGCAAAGGCTCCATACTGTAGAGGACCAGCGAACGCAGTGGATCGAGCCGCGCTTGTGCTGCCGAATCGAATATCAGGACCGAACGGACATGCATCAGCTGCATGGAACGAATTTCCTGGGGTTCCTGCCAGATCGCAAGCCGGAGAATTGCGTCTGGGCTTATGATTAA
- a CDS encoding Gfo/Idh/MocA family protein produces the protein MQKMKIGIIGCGMISGIYLENCTKSFAILEVVAVADLVIDLAKKRAEEFGIPKACTPEELLADPEIELVVNLTAPQAHTEVNLQILQAGKHVYAEKPFALNRADADRVLALAKEKGLRVGSAPDTFFGAGLQTSRKIIEDGWIGTPYAASGLILMGNSFDAMRPNFDNFLQFGWDPLFDMAPYYLTAFIHLLGPVRSVSGSAGNVRTEHTVTNPFSPRYGDTVPIGAPLHVTAMLEFENGATASLQAAKESFGYTPRLEIYGTEGILHVPDPNMFDGAITLQQRNGQTQSFPYSHDFAKNSRGVGIADMAYAIRSGRQHRASGELASHVLDIQLGILASSQEGRHIPIEASCEQPAALPLGLKYNALD, from the coding sequence ATGCAGAAGATGAAAATCGGCATTATTGGTTGCGGCATGATCAGTGGTATTTATCTGGAGAACTGTACCAAGTCATTCGCCATCCTGGAAGTTGTCGCGGTCGCGGACCTGGTGATCGACCTGGCCAAGAAGCGGGCGGAGGAATTCGGGATTCCGAAAGCGTGCACGCCTGAGGAATTGCTGGCCGATCCCGAGATTGAACTTGTCGTGAATTTAACGGCGCCACAGGCGCATACGGAAGTGAACTTGCAAATCCTGCAGGCGGGCAAGCATGTGTATGCGGAGAAGCCTTTTGCATTGAATCGGGCGGACGCGGATCGCGTACTGGCGCTGGCGAAGGAAAAGGGCCTTCGGGTCGGCAGCGCGCCGGATACGTTCTTCGGCGCGGGGCTGCAAACGAGCCGGAAAATCATCGAAGACGGCTGGATCGGCACGCCATATGCGGCGAGCGGCTTGATCCTGATGGGCAATTCGTTCGACGCGATGCGTCCGAACTTCGATAACTTCTTGCAGTTCGGCTGGGACCCGCTGTTCGATATGGCGCCTTATTATTTAACCGCTTTCATCCATCTGCTCGGTCCGGTGAGAAGCGTCAGCGGCTCGGCCGGCAACGTACGCACGGAGCATACGGTGACCAATCCGTTCTCGCCGAGATACGGAGATACGGTTCCGATCGGCGCGCCGCTGCATGTGACGGCGATGCTCGAATTCGAGAACGGCGCAACGGCCAGCCTGCAGGCGGCCAAAGAAAGCTTCGGCTATACGCCGCGCCTCGAAATTTACGGGACGGAAGGCATTCTGCACGTACCGGACCCGAATATGTTCGACGGGGCCATTACGCTCCAGCAGCGGAACGGACAGACGCAATCGTTCCCGTATTCGCATGATTTCGCGAAGAACAGCCGCGGCGTCGGCATCGCCGATATGGCGTATGCGATCCGCTCGGGCAGACAGCATCGCGCAAGCGGCGAGCTGGCCAGCCACGTGCTCGATATTCAGCTGGGCATTCTCGCCTCGTCCCAAGAAGGCCGCCATATCCCGATCGAAGCGAGCTGCGAACAACCGGCAGCGCTGCCGTTGGGTTTGAAATATAACGCGTTGGATTAA
- a CDS encoding sugar phosphate isomerase/epimerase family protein, with protein sequence MRFPIALQPYTIREELKQDFLGSYTKVAEIGYQAVEAGPPPEGVTIEEMKAHFDRIGLQVVGCHTGLDQLTNGLDQLVDYLNLFGARYVAMSYRFDSREAVLEAAKTFNSVGAACRERGIQFLYHNHDWEFQQFDGESALDILLGATDPQLVKLELDVYWAQKGGVDPVAYLRKLKGRCPLLHVKDMEPGDERFFAEVGEGVLDFEAILAVAEEIGTEWLVVEQDACRRSPFESIAISYNNLSKMGVVAK encoded by the coding sequence ATGAGATTTCCGATTGCACTGCAGCCCTATACGATTCGCGAGGAACTGAAACAGGATTTTCTGGGCAGCTATACGAAGGTTGCCGAAATCGGCTATCAAGCCGTCGAAGCGGGTCCGCCGCCGGAAGGCGTGACGATCGAAGAAATGAAAGCGCATTTCGACCGGATCGGCCTTCAAGTCGTAGGCTGCCATACCGGCCTGGATCAGCTTACGAACGGCCTGGATCAGCTGGTCGATTATCTGAATCTGTTCGGCGCGCGCTATGTCGCGATGTCCTACCGGTTCGATTCCCGCGAGGCTGTGCTGGAAGCGGCCAAAACGTTCAATAGCGTCGGCGCCGCCTGCCGCGAGCGGGGCATTCAATTCCTCTACCACAATCATGACTGGGAGTTCCAGCAGTTCGACGGCGAGTCCGCGCTTGATATTTTGCTCGGCGCTACCGATCCTCAGCTGGTGAAGCTGGAGCTGGACGTCTATTGGGCGCAGAAAGGCGGCGTTGACCCCGTGGCTTACTTGCGCAAGCTGAAGGGGCGCTGTCCGCTGCTGCACGTGAAGGATATGGAGCCGGGAGACGAGCGCTTCTTCGCGGAAGTCGGAGAAGGCGTGCTCGATTTCGAAGCGATTCTTGCCGTTGCCGAGGAGATCGGCACGGAATGGCTCGTGGTCGAGCAGGATGCCTGCCGCCGTTCGCCGTTCGAGAGCATTGCCATCAGCTACAATAACTTAAGCAAAATGGGGGTCGTCGCAAAATGA
- a CDS encoding oxidoreductase — protein sequence MSGTIKVGLIGYGFAGSAFHAPIITSVPGLELTKVVERRSDKSKERYPWVEVVRDARDLYADDAIDLVVVTTPSTDHYAFVKDALLAGKHVVVEKPFTPSSAEADELIALAKKQGKVLTVYHNRRFDGDFLTLREILDQDLLGEVKEAEFHWDGFAPVLRSTNWREGSEPGTGVFYDLGVHFLDQAVKLFGIPATISGDIRKQRGGEAHDYFDVTLQYGSGLKVRLKSSKFVRESFPRYSLHGTKGSFVKYGVDPQEAALIAGTQPSAVRNWGKEPKELWGKINASVGGLHVEGVIETIAGSYVDYYRNVMEHINGQAELEVKPEEARLAIQLIELALQSSDEGRALPVPFAEAAPIA from the coding sequence ATGAGCGGAACCATCAAAGTCGGCCTAATCGGATACGGCTTTGCGGGAAGCGCCTTCCACGCGCCTATAATTACGTCGGTTCCGGGCCTGGAGCTGACCAAAGTCGTCGAACGCAGAAGCGATAAATCCAAGGAGCGGTATCCGTGGGTGGAAGTCGTGCGGGACGCACGGGATCTCTACGCGGACGACGCGATCGATCTGGTCGTGGTGACGACGCCGAGCACGGATCACTACGCCTTCGTCAAAGACGCGCTGCTTGCGGGCAAGCATGTCGTCGTCGAGAAGCCGTTCACGCCTTCTTCCGCCGAAGCGGACGAGCTCATCGCCCTCGCGAAGAAACAAGGCAAAGTGCTCACGGTCTATCACAACCGCCGTTTCGACGGCGATTTCCTGACGCTGCGCGAAATCCTTGATCAGGATTTGCTGGGCGAAGTGAAGGAAGCGGAGTTCCACTGGGACGGCTTCGCGCCGGTCCTGCGTTCGACCAACTGGCGCGAAGGAAGTGAGCCGGGAACGGGCGTGTTTTATGATCTGGGCGTTCATTTCCTGGATCAGGCGGTCAAGCTGTTCGGCATTCCTGCCACGATTTCCGGCGATATCCGAAAGCAGCGCGGCGGCGAAGCGCATGACTACTTCGACGTGACGCTCCAATACGGCAGCGGGCTGAAGGTGCGTCTGAAGTCGTCCAAATTCGTGCGGGAATCGTTCCCTCGTTATTCCTTGCACGGTACGAAAGGATCGTTCGTGAAATACGGCGTCGATCCGCAGGAAGCGGCATTGATCGCAGGAACGCAGCCATCGGCCGTGCGCAATTGGGGCAAAGAGCCGAAGGAGCTGTGGGGCAAAATCAACGCTTCCGTCGGCGGCTTGCACGTGGAAGGCGTTATCGAGACGATCGCGGGCTCCTATGTGGACTATTACCGGAACGTGATGGAACATATCAACGGGCAAGCGGAATTGGAAGTGAAGCCGGAAGAGGCAAGACTGGCGATTCAACTGATCGAGCTGGCGCTGCAGAGCAGCGACGAAGGCCGGGCATTGCCGGTCCCATTCGCCGAAGCGGCGCCGATTGCCTGA